The following are encoded together in the Desulfococcus multivorans genome:
- a CDS encoding ABC transporter permease yields the protein MIRGWHAVYYRELLILKRRLWRMLASMSVSPLLYLIAFGYAMGGHIHVEGRAYTEFLIPGLVAMSSMTQAFGIASEINIARFYWHIFEEFQAAPISNMAYVTGEVLAGMTRALMAVCVILVLGAFFGVFLSYTPLFWAAVLLNSFVFASLAVALAMLVKSHADQAMINSFVIIPMAFLGGTFFPVERLPMWAQKLLAFLPLTHAARSIRASAFGHTPSPVGYGILLGLGVIFFFAAFRCVNKARD from the coding sequence ATGATCCGGGGATGGCATGCGGTCTACTACCGGGAGCTTCTGATCCTGAAGCGGCGCCTGTGGCGAATGCTCGCCTCCATGTCGGTGTCGCCCCTGCTCTACCTGATCGCCTTCGGGTATGCCATGGGGGGGCACATCCACGTGGAAGGCCGGGCCTACACCGAATTTCTGATCCCCGGCCTGGTGGCCATGAGCAGCATGACCCAGGCCTTCGGCATCGCCAGCGAGATCAATATCGCCCGGTTCTACTGGCATATTTTCGAGGAATTCCAGGCCGCTCCCATCAGCAACATGGCCTACGTGACCGGAGAGGTGCTGGCGGGGATGACCCGGGCCCTCATGGCCGTATGCGTCATCCTCGTTCTGGGGGCGTTCTTCGGGGTTTTCCTCTCCTACACCCCCCTGTTCTGGGCCGCCGTCCTCCTGAACAGCTTCGTCTTCGCCTCCCTGGCCGTCGCCTTGGCGATGCTGGTCAAGTCCCATGCGGATCAGGCCATGATCAACAGCTTCGTCATCATTCCCATGGCTTTTCTGGGGGGCACCTTCTTCCCGGTGGAGCGTCTGCCGATGTGGGCGCAGAAGCTCCTGGCCTTCCTGCCCCTTACCCACGCCGCCAGATCCATCCGGGCCTCCGCCTTCGGCCATACGCCGTCACCGGTCGGCTACGGCATTCTCCTCGGCCTGGGGGTGATCTTTTTCTTCGCGGCCTTCCGGTGCGTCAACAAGGCGAGGGATTGA